One Dioscorea cayenensis subsp. rotundata cultivar TDr96_F1 chromosome 19, TDr96_F1_v2_PseudoChromosome.rev07_lg8_w22 25.fasta, whole genome shotgun sequence genomic window, aattaaatctgcTTCAATATTTGTCATAAaataacctatatatatatctcttgattataataaataacagaaatgaaaacaatacctttattttttctatataaataaaaaaacaaatattaacttcaaatataaaatatatatatatatatatatccattgcAGTAAAATTAATGTTATTAGCACAATTACACTTTTTAAAGTTATATtaaaatacattatttaaaacATACTCTTTATTAATAATCTAATGAAGTTTAAATATACCACCTTTTTGTCTCATTTTGCGGCTCATCATAAGTTAAACAACTACAGCAGGAACACCATAACAAACTATACTTCACTTCTTAACTAGTTCTCCCTCCTGCCTTTCATTTCCTTCCTCACTTCCATCATCTTCCAAATATATCCtttcctctctctcttcatctctATCTAAATGAAGGGTAAAAGGGGAAAAGGAATGCTATGCCGATCAGATTCAGCAACGGCGGTGTGCATTTCCGGTGATCGGTCAGTGGTGGTGCCAAGAAGATCAGATCATAGAGCTTTGGTTAATGATCACTCAAAGTTAAGTGACATGAAGTATTCAAGGTTAGTAGCAGACTCTCAAAGCTTCAACAGTCCAAGTTGCCAAAACAATGGAGTCCTCACCTTGCCTGTTCACTCCAAGAAGAACAAGCATCTCCCTctcaaccctaaccctaaccctaaccctaaccctaacaatATCACCACCtttcaggtatatatatatacatacataaatattttatcatttcttatatatgaacataacctatactttcttttctttatctctAAAATACTGAAACACTTTGTttgatcaacaacaacaacaacaacaacaacaacaacaagtcatGAATGATGTTATATATGTTGTTTTAAtgagtttggttggatgtaggTTGTGGTCATGAGAGTCTCATTGCATTGTCAAGGGTGTGCAGGGAAAGTGAAGAAACACATTTCCAAAATGGAAGgtgtgtagatatatatatgtatgtatttatttgtataataaatagaaatgaaGTTGATTATATATTGGTGTGGtggattatattattaaatgaatgatgatgatgaatggcAGGGGTGACATCTTTCAGTATTGATTTAGAGGCAAAGAGAGTGACAGTGATGGGGCCATGTATCTCCTGATTGTGTTCT contains:
- the LOC120250191 gene encoding LOW QUALITY PROTEIN: protein SODIUM POTASSIUM ROOT DEFECTIVE 1-like (The sequence of the model RefSeq protein was modified relative to this genomic sequence to represent the inferred CDS: deleted 1 base in 1 codon), with product MKGKRGKGMLCRSDSATAVCISGDRSVVVPRRSDHRALVNDHSKLSDMKYSRLVADSQSFNSPSCQNNGVLTLPVHSKKNKHLPLNPNPNPNPNPNNITTFQVVVMRVSLHCQGCAGKVKKHISKMEGVTSFSIDLEAKRVTVMGHVSPDCVLESISKVKKAEFWSC